From Ipomoea triloba cultivar NCNSP0323 chromosome 5, ASM357664v1, the proteins below share one genomic window:
- the LOC116020873 gene encoding uncharacterized protein LOC116020873, which translates to MEDTHLHYTAAFASKSKKFPSLDAGVSYSGVAPLKVHTPPLSIPYPGSGGKRKCGAFDGCMKDMSLSLGLGHSSSSCTTLLSGKEVEQESSVSLGLSIDLHLGNSMAPNTRNASTEIPKEPEDKRHTLDLELSLSTGLAESDTTTVTQFSSAHQNSFDLPVITAVQLVDEGSTSSRWKSGPLVPPLLTMEISPPLDKPHSLPVTPSIPIAAVTLPKCSTGCTSGPENPSRRRNVSVKTCQIEGCTRGARGASGLCIAHGGGRRCQRAGCQKGAEGKTAFCKAHGGGRRCQSLGCTKSAEGRTEFCIGHGGGRRCSHEGCSRAARGKSGLCIRHGGGKRCKMENCTKSAEGISGLCISHGGGRRCQYPSCTKGAQGSTNFCKAHGGGKRCTFPGCTKGAEGSTAFCKGHGGGKRCTREGCTKSVHGGTLFCVSHGGGKRCAMAGCSKSARGRTNFCVRHGGGKRCKFEGCTKSAQGCTDFCKAHGGGKRCCWGELGSEFGDQATAPCDKFARGKSGLCAAHSAQVIDKQIQSSAPVTPALQVPQSFTFGFAATGLATHPHALTNPATPPQVNFLTHNAPVTQFSLPEGRVHGGGLMAMLIGGNTAGTSKANQVGNAPSEPGKGYLIPHSWV; encoded by the coding sequence ATGGAGGATACCCATTTGCATTATACTGCTGCCTTTGCTTCCAAATCAAAAAAGTTCCCTAGCCTTGATGCTGGTGTTAGTTATTCTGGGGTGGCTCCCCTTAAGGTTCACACTCCCCCTCTGTCAATTCCCTACCCTGGAAGTGGAGGCAAGAGAAAATGTGGTGCCTTTGATGGTTGCATGAAAGACATGTCGCTGAGTTTGGGGTTGGGCCACTCATCAAGTTCTTGCACTACTCTATTATCGGGGAAGGAAGTGGAACAGGAGTCATCTGTCAGTCTTGGTCTGAGCATTGACCTTCATTTGGGTAACAGTATGGCTCCAAATACAAGAAATGCTTCTACAGAGATTCCCAAGGAACCGGAGGACAAAAGACACACACTGGACCTTGAATTGAGCCTTTCAACTGGACTAGCTGAATCAGATACCACCACTGTCACGCAATTCTCCAGTGCTCATCAGAATAGCTTCGATTTACCAGTCATAACTGCGGTGCAACTTGTGGATGAAGGATCAACATCATCTAGATGGAAGTCTGGACCTCTTGTGCCTCCCTTGCTCACTATGGAGATAAGCCCACCCTTAGATAAACCTCATAGTCTTCCTGTTACCCCAAGCATCCCAATAGCAGCAGTAACCTTGCCAAAATGTTCAACTGGCTGTACTTCTGGGCCTGAAAACCCATCACGGAGACGTAATGTGAGCGTGAAAACTTGCCAAATTGAAGGATGTACCAGGGGAGCGAGAGGTGCATCTGGACTTTGCATTGCTCATGGAGGTGGCAGGAGGTGCCAGAGGGCGGGCTGTCAGAAAGGAGCTGAAGGCAAGACAGCATTCTGCAAGGCTCATGGTGGAGGTAGGCGCTGCCAATCTCTTGGTTGCACCAAGAGTGCTGAAGGTCGTACAGAGTTTTGCATCGGTCATGGTGGTGGTAGGCGGTGCAGTCATGAAGGCTGCAGTAGAGCTGCAAGAGGGAAGTCTGGCTTGTGCATTCGGCACGGTGGTGGCAAAAGGTGCAAGATGGAGAATTGCACCAAGAGTGCTGAAGGAATCTCTGGACTCTGCATCTCACATGGTGGTGGCCGCCGTTGCCAGTACCCTTCATGTACAAAAGGAGCTCAAGGGAGCACAAATTTCTGCAAAGCTCATGGTGGTGGAAAGAGATGCACATTCCCGGGGTGCACAAAGGGCGCTGAAGGTAGCACTGCATTTTGTAAAGGGCATGGTGGTGGTAAAAGGTGTACTCGTGAGGGATGCACAAAAAGTGTGCATGGAGGTACTTTATTTTGTGTTAGTCATGGTGGTGGAAAGAGATGTGCAATGGCTGGATGCTCTAAGAGTGCAAGGGGTCGTACAAACTTCTGTGTTCGCCATGGCGGTGGTAAAAGGTGCAAATTTGAAGGATGTACCAAGAGTGCACAAGGCTGTACTGATTTCTGCAAGGCACATGGCGGAGGCAAGCGTTGCTGTTGGGGAGAGTTGGGATCGGAGTTTGGTGATCAAGCAACTGCTCCGTGTGATAAATTTGCCAGAGGAAAATCAGGCCTTTGTGCTGCCCACAGTGCACAGGTGATAGACAAGCAAATACAAAGCAGTGCTCCAGTTACCCCAGCACTTCAAGTGCCACAATCCTTCACATTCGGATTTGCTGCTACTGGCTTGGCAACCCATCCACATGCATTGACTAATCCTGCGACTCCACCGCAAGTTAACTTCCTAACTCACAATGCTCCAGTGACTCAATTTTCACTACCAGAAGGCAGAGTTCATGGGGGTGGCTTAATGGCAATGCTTATAGGAGGTAACACTGCTGGAACTAGCAAAGCCAATCAAGTGGGTAATGCCCCATCAGAGCCTGGAAAAGGTTATCTTATCCCTCATAGCTGGGTTTAA